CATATCCCAATCTTCATTACTAGGCAGCCAATTATACCCCGCATCTCTATCTTTGTACCTAGGGAACACCTCTCTAAACTCCAAGGCAGTAGCCAACATTGCATATTGCATTCCAACAAGTGGGAAAATCTAAGATCAACTTCTTGGACGGTAATTGCTTTGCAATCTCACCAAACTTTATAAGACGAGCTTCTGATGCAATTAGATATTTCACACTCTCATGGACATTTTCAATCTTCGTTTCAATCTCACTCAACCCATCTTGTACCAACAAATTAATGATACGTGCACAACAATGTACATGAAAGATCTTGCCACCCAACATGAGCTTCCTTTTGATAGCATCTTTCAAAATTCTTACAACTGCATCATTGTTGTTAGCATTGTCCAAGGTTATTGTACACACCTTGTTTTCAAGCCCCCAATCAAGCAAAGACTTAAAGATAGCATCAGAAATTACAACTCCAGAATGTGGAGGTGGTACAtgacaaaaatttataattcgTTTTTGTAATTTCCAACTAGAGTCAACAAAATGACAGGTGAGACACATATACCCAATTTTTTGTCCATATTTCCAAAAATCTGCAGTAAGGTTAACTCTATTGACACTACCAAGCATagtcttcaattttttcttcttcaactcaAAAGTAGAAATGCAATCATTCCTTGCAGTATTGTGTGAAATTTTCTGGTAATATGGAGTAACAGTTttcataaaaacattaaaaacctCATGCTTCATCATATTAAAAGGGTATTCATGCACAAGGATCATATGTGAAGCCTTTTCCTTAATCTTGGCATGGTCATACTTAAAGTTTGCTATTGCCACCTCACTTTCCACCCCACCTTTATTTACAGCTAACTGTTTTTGCTTCTTATCAGCTAGTTTACGACTTAGACAACCTTTCAAGTGCCTATGGTATTGTGTTGCACCATTATTGCTGAAGGCAAGTCTTTTAAGGCAATGAATACATTGAACCTTTTTTGTTCCATCAGGaagaataatttcattaaagtcATTCCAAATCACAGAagtccttttccttttcttttgttcaaatGGATTTTCTTCAAGTTTGATATCATTATTTTCTATAGATTCTTCATTCTCATCAATATTAATTACTGGATCTAGATTTTCAGTAGCAGGAGCATTCATTTGTTGACTCTCTACTTcacaaatctaaataaattaacattctaaaacatatatgaataaacaaaaaatcaaatttgatatccaaaaacacatagcacataacacaaaacaaaactaagTACAAAGAAACTATAACATTTTTAGTAGCTAACCACAGAGGACTCTGCACCTCAGGAAAAGAAAAGCACAGACCCATTCCAAACTACATACCAGACACCACAACCACAATCCACTAATTACAAAGTTAAGTTATTATCAAACGAATTCAACCAACAAGATTTTTCTAAGTTATATAGAAATTTCATAAACAACCATAACTTGGAAATCAAAAGGAttttacaatatcaaacaaactaCAGTGCAAAcaactataaaaatatatagaaaatttttaaacatgAAAATTTACCTATGGTTAGAGAAGGCTATAAACGTCTTGGAGGATGGAGGTAGAGAGCGAAGATGGTAGTGAACCGGATCTAGAGCTGTTGTTGGAGCTCTTTGCACACCCACTAGAACCCTTAAATTACATGGTGATTCGGTAAGATTTGGAGGAATTTCTTGGcctcaagagagagagagctga
This genomic stretch from Castanea sativa cultivar Marrone di Chiusa Pesio chromosome 1, ASM4071231v1 harbors:
- the LOC142634099 gene encoding zinc finger BED domain-containing protein RICESLEEPER 1-like; this translates as MNAPATENLDPVINIDENEESIENNDIKLEENPFEQKKRKRTSVIWNDFNEIILPDGTKKVQCIHCLKRLAFSNNGATQYHRHLKGCLSRKLADKKQKQLAVNKGGVESEVAIANFKYDHAKIKEKASHMILVHEYPFNMMKHEVFNVFMKTVTPYYQKISHNTARNDCISTFELKKKKLKTMLGSVNRVNLTADFWKYGQKIGYMCLTCHFVDSSWKLQKRIINFCHVPPPHSGVVISDAIFKSLLDWGLENKVCTITLDNANNNDAVVRILKDAIKRKLMLGGKIFHVHCCARIINLLVQDGLSEIETKIENVHESVKYLIASEARLIKFGEIAKQLPSKKLILDFPTCWNAICNVGYCLGV